A section of the Aminiphilus circumscriptus DSM 16581 genome encodes:
- a CDS encoding potassium channel family protein produces the protein MASWEGTTFRTGRILLFLFGCVVVAGIVGFRYLADLSWVDALFYTFTTLTTVGFEAPPNLSEEGKLFTVLLLVVGIGIAGYAVAFFSQNVVVSGLLTALGKRRDKRVEAMREHWIICGLGRVGRNVAEIVFREEAPFVGIDRNEALAEAARRQGWMVLVGDAREEEILEAAGITRAAGLIVALDSDADNVYVLLTARSLNKNLRIIARAQDTQSVNVLYRAGADKVLNPLLAGAAAMARAALKPAVADFLEMASISKQLQLEFDAVRLAADNPLVGTSLQESPLKSRYNLLVVAVKAHGGEVLYNPPGTTVLASGDELVLLGEREKIASFRKELCTPVLAKEAPPLPMSRK, from the coding sequence GTGGCTTCTTGGGAAGGAACAACGTTCCGCACGGGACGCATCCTTCTTTTTCTCTTCGGTTGCGTCGTCGTCGCGGGCATCGTCGGATTCAGATACCTTGCGGATCTTTCCTGGGTGGATGCGCTCTTTTACACCTTCACCACGCTCACTACCGTGGGATTCGAGGCACCACCGAACCTCTCGGAGGAGGGGAAGCTCTTCACGGTGCTCCTCCTTGTGGTGGGGATCGGCATTGCTGGGTACGCCGTGGCGTTCTTCTCCCAGAATGTGGTCGTGTCGGGGCTTCTCACTGCCCTTGGGAAACGGAGGGACAAGCGCGTGGAGGCGATGCGGGAACACTGGATCATCTGCGGACTGGGCAGGGTTGGGCGGAACGTGGCGGAGATCGTCTTCCGGGAGGAGGCGCCCTTCGTCGGGATCGACCGGAATGAAGCTCTGGCGGAGGCGGCACGTCGCCAGGGGTGGATGGTCCTCGTGGGTGACGCCCGGGAGGAGGAAATTCTCGAAGCGGCGGGGATCACACGCGCCGCGGGGCTCATCGTGGCCCTCGACAGCGACGCGGACAACGTGTACGTGCTCCTCACGGCCCGTTCCCTCAACAAGAATCTCCGCATCATCGCAAGGGCACAGGACACCCAGTCCGTGAACGTTCTCTACCGGGCCGGAGCGGACAAAGTGCTCAACCCCCTTCTTGCCGGCGCTGCAGCGATGGCCCGGGCGGCGCTCAAGCCCGCCGTGGCGGATTTTCTCGAAATGGCGAGCATCTCCAAGCAGCTTCAGCTCGAATTCGACGCGGTGCGTCTCGCGGCAGACAATCCTCTCGTGGGAACCTCTCTCCAGGAGTCGCCCCTCAAATCCAGGTACAACCTGCTGGTGGTGGCCGTAAAGGCCCACGGTGGCGAAGTGCTCTACAATCCCCCCGGAACGACGGTGCTCGCTTCCGGGGACGAACTGGTTCTCCTCGGCGAACGGGAGAAGATCGCCTCGTTCCGCAAGGAACTGTGTACTCCCGTCCTCGCCAAGGAAGCTCCTCCGCTCCCCATGTCCAGGAAATAG
- a CDS encoding RidA family protein, with protein sequence MKQPVHPESAPKPLGPYTPGLLVGNLVFVAGQGPLDPKTGATVGDTITEQTRQVLTNIRSILEAAGASMDEVVKSTVHLANLEDFAAFNAVYREFFSEPYPVRTTVGSALLDDILVEIDVIAVKKA encoded by the coding sequence ATGAAACAGCCCGTACATCCCGAAAGCGCGCCCAAACCCCTCGGCCCCTATACGCCGGGGCTTCTCGTGGGCAATCTGGTCTTCGTGGCCGGACAGGGGCCCCTGGATCCGAAGACGGGGGCGACCGTGGGCGACACCATCACTGAACAGACCCGGCAGGTGCTCACGAACATCCGCTCGATTCTCGAGGCGGCGGGAGCGTCCATGGACGAGGTGGTCAAGTCCACGGTGCACCTGGCGAACCTGGAGGATTTCGCGGCCTTCAACGCGGTGTACCGGGAGTTCTTTTCCGAGCCCTATCCGGTGCGCACCACCGTGGGAAGCGCCCTGCTCGACGACATTCTCGTGGAGATCGATGTCATCGCCGTGAAGAAGGCATAA
- a CDS encoding manganese efflux pump MntP family protein: MNWAVAGALGFSLALDAFAVSCAIPLYAPGVGLAGALRAAGAFGLFQTVMPLLGFWLAGNFLDVIEPVDHWVAFFLLAFVGGHMSFEGISALRATEAARKAMRRKLSGDPTRGSLLFLLALGTSIDALAVGVSFVGLELHVYGTAAVIGGITFALSLFGVLGAGRLSRNIGDGRCEILGGVILVLLGAKILLQGLFC; this comes from the coding sequence GTGAACTGGGCCGTCGCGGGAGCGCTGGGTTTCAGCCTGGCGCTCGACGCCTTCGCCGTCTCCTGCGCCATTCCGCTCTATGCGCCCGGGGTGGGGCTCGCCGGAGCGCTTCGGGCCGCCGGTGCCTTTGGCCTCTTCCAGACCGTCATGCCCCTTCTGGGCTTCTGGCTGGCGGGGAACTTCCTCGATGTCATCGAGCCCGTGGACCACTGGGTGGCCTTCTTCCTCCTCGCCTTCGTGGGGGGACACATGAGCTTCGAGGGGATCTCCGCCCTGCGCGCCACCGAGGCGGCCCGCAAGGCAATGCGGCGGAAGCTCTCCGGGGACCCCACCCGGGGGAGCCTGCTCTTTCTTCTCGCTTTGGGGACCAGCATCGATGCCCTGGCCGTGGGAGTCTCCTTCGTGGGACTGGAGCTGCACGTCTACGGTACCGCCGCGGTGATCGGAGGCATCACCTTCGCCCTCTCCCTCTTCGGCGTGCTCGGCGCGGGACGTCTCAGCCGCAACATAGGCGACGGACGCTGCGAGATCCTGGGGGGCGTTATTCTTGTGCTTCTCGGCGCGAAGATTCTTCTTCAGGGACTCTTCTGCTGA
- a CDS encoding class II SORL domain-containing protein, with protein sequence MKFADVMQSGDWKGEKHVPVIEAPEKVKAGEAMTVTVSVGKEIPHPHTTEHHIRWIRLAFKPEGGKFVYDLGLVEFNAHGESPEGANQGPAYTDPVASFRIKLKKSGMLLAASYCNIHGMWESSVPVAVEE encoded by the coding sequence GTGAAGTTCGCCGATGTGATGCAGAGCGGAGATTGGAAGGGTGAAAAGCATGTTCCCGTCATCGAGGCCCCTGAAAAGGTCAAGGCGGGAGAAGCCATGACCGTCACGGTGAGCGTGGGCAAGGAGATTCCCCATCCCCACACGACGGAACACCACATTCGCTGGATTCGCCTTGCCTTCAAGCCCGAGGGAGGCAAGTTCGTCTACGATCTTGGCCTCGTGGAGTTCAACGCCCATGGGGAATCTCCGGAGGGGGCGAACCAGGGCCCGGCCTATACGGATCCCGTGGCAAGCTTCCGGATCAAGCTGAAGAAGTCCGGAATGCTCCTCGCCGCATCGTACTGCAACATCCACGGCATGTGGGAAAGTTCCGTTCCCGTCGCCGTGGAGGAATAG
- a CDS encoding homoserine dehydrogenase: MWTLGFVGFGNVGQGLARILLEKKETLRRRFGFDCSVVFAATRPDEVVCDPAGLDLATLLDEMARKGHLREHPRRSEKSVIECLRTCGTDIVAEITPTNLETGEPGLTHIREALMAGSHVVTTNKGPLSVALKELETLAAEKGVRFRYEGTVLSGTPVINLAREALAGCDVLGVAGIVNGTTNFILTRMEEGMDYGEALAEAQKLGYAEADPTADVEGWDAAVKISLLASLLMETPLPVTEVERRGISDVTADQVKKALAAGRRIKLLGELTRDGGVLKGRVSPRELPGNHPLAGVAGATNALTLTTDNMGDVTIVGPGAGRTETGQALLTDILAIARESVRS; this comes from the coding sequence ATGTGGACACTTGGATTCGTTGGCTTCGGAAACGTAGGGCAGGGACTCGCCCGAATCCTCCTGGAGAAGAAGGAGACACTCCGGCGGCGCTTCGGCTTCGATTGTTCCGTTGTCTTCGCGGCTACGAGGCCGGACGAGGTGGTCTGTGATCCCGCAGGGCTGGACCTCGCGACCCTCCTGGACGAAATGGCCCGAAAGGGGCATCTCCGGGAGCATCCGAGGCGCTCGGAAAAGAGCGTCATCGAATGTCTCCGAACCTGCGGCACCGACATCGTGGCGGAGATCACCCCCACGAACCTCGAGACCGGCGAGCCCGGGCTCACCCATATCCGGGAGGCCCTGATGGCGGGAAGCCACGTGGTGACCACCAACAAGGGCCCCCTCTCGGTGGCTTTGAAAGAGCTGGAGACCCTCGCCGCCGAAAAAGGCGTGCGTTTCCGCTACGAGGGAACCGTCCTGAGCGGCACGCCGGTGATCAATCTGGCCCGGGAAGCCCTTGCGGGATGCGATGTTCTGGGTGTTGCCGGTATCGTGAACGGCACCACGAATTTCATCCTCACCCGCATGGAGGAAGGCATGGACTACGGCGAGGCTCTCGCGGAGGCGCAGAAGCTCGGCTACGCCGAGGCGGATCCCACGGCGGACGTGGAGGGATGGGACGCGGCGGTGAAGATCTCCCTGCTGGCATCGCTCCTGATGGAAACACCCCTTCCCGTGACCGAAGTGGAACGCCGGGGCATCTCCGACGTCACCGCCGACCAGGTGAAAAAGGCCCTCGCCGCGGGAAGGCGAATCAAGCTTCTGGGCGAACTCACCCGGGATGGAGGCGTTCTCAAAGGACGCGTTTCTCCAAGGGAGCTGCCGGGAAACCATCCTCTGGCGGGCGTTGCCGGCGCCACCAACGCCCTGACGCTCACCACGGACAACATGGGGGACGTGACCATCGTCGGCCCCGGAGCGGGACGGACGGAGACGGGGCAGGCCCTGCTGACGGACATCCTCGCCATCGCCCGGGAATCGGTCCGTTCCTGA
- a CDS encoding ATP-binding protein produces the protein MERTWLATMDVLEEVQQFVLENAKGLPPKRMAHLELAIEEIIVNICTYAYETPPGAFTVRVTDDAAGLTVEFEDKGIPFNPLSLEEPDVNRPLQEREKGGLGILLVRRIMDEVYYKRDNGLNRLGVVVKKE, from the coding sequence ATGGAACGAACCTGGCTAGCCACGATGGACGTTCTTGAAGAGGTCCAACAGTTCGTTCTTGAGAACGCCAAAGGATTGCCTCCGAAACGGATGGCGCACCTAGAACTCGCCATCGAGGAGATTATAGTCAACATTTGTACCTACGCCTATGAGACACCGCCGGGAGCGTTCACCGTGCGCGTCACCGACGACGCTGCGGGCCTCACGGTGGAGTTTGAGGACAAGGGAATCCCTTTCAACCCCCTCTCCCTAGAGGAGCCCGACGTAAACCGCCCCCTACAAGAGCGGGAAAAGGGGGGCTTAGGCATTCTCCTTGTGCGGCGCATCATGGACGAAGTGTACTACAAGAGGGACAACGGGCTGAACCGACTCGGCGTCGTGGTGAAAAAGGAATGA
- the mdoH gene encoding glucans biosynthesis glucosyltransferase MdoH: MATSSARPPHFAWVRAASWRRLLLVALIVLPTVTATRTMAAVLPHKGGTPLELALTAVFAVLFGWISIGFWTASIGALRLCLGRDAFAVSLAGEEDDPREIDREARTAILVPVFNEDPERVFAGVRTVYDSLERTGRSDLFDIFILSDTPDPDGWVEEEAAWFAFCREKNAFGRIFYRRRRSNAKRKSGNVADFCRRWGKNYRYMIVFDADSVMAGETMLRMVGIMERRPDVGILQTPPAAVNRESLLARVQQFANHVYGPMFAAGLHFWQLGDAQYWGHNAIIRVRPFMEHCQLPRLPGKGPLGGDILSHDFVEAALMRRAGFSVWLAYDLRGSYEETPPTLLDELKRDRRWCQGNLQHLRLLFTRGLFPAHRALFLNGIMSYGSALLWFVFLLLSSVEAILEAILEPKYFSGPALFPDWPVWYPHWAITLLASTAVVLFLPKLFAVLLIVLKNREAHLYGGAGKLAASVFLEVAVSTLLAPVRMFFHTTFVVTTLLGRRVTWGSQIRSDRETSWGDAFRAHWLSMVAALLWGGLVYLANPTFFWWISPVLVPLVLGAFLSVFTSGASLGRLLRKWKLLLIPEESNPPRELRDLEANLNRPRPYSPLPIPPGEGFVRAVADPVVHQLHTSLLLRRRRAAPAVEHRRREIEEKALSLGPGSLSAREKMELLLDPFRLAELHRRVWELPGRENAARWGLAFFMPSSRR; encoded by the coding sequence ATGGCGACCTCTAGCGCCCGTCCGCCGCACTTCGCCTGGGTGCGGGCCGCGAGCTGGCGACGTCTGCTCCTCGTGGCTCTTATCGTCCTGCCCACCGTCACGGCCACGCGCACCATGGCGGCGGTGCTCCCCCACAAGGGCGGCACACCGCTGGAGCTTGCCCTGACCGCGGTCTTCGCCGTGCTCTTCGGCTGGATTTCCATCGGCTTCTGGACGGCGAGCATCGGCGCCCTCCGCCTCTGCCTCGGCCGGGACGCCTTCGCGGTCTCCCTTGCGGGAGAGGAGGACGATCCCCGGGAAATCGACCGGGAGGCCCGCACAGCCATCCTGGTTCCGGTCTTCAACGAGGACCCGGAGCGCGTCTTCGCGGGAGTGCGTACCGTCTACGACTCCCTGGAGCGCACGGGCCGGTCCGACCTCTTCGACATCTTCATCCTCAGCGACACTCCCGATCCGGACGGCTGGGTGGAGGAGGAGGCGGCGTGGTTCGCCTTCTGCCGCGAGAAGAACGCCTTCGGCAGAATTTTCTATCGGCGGCGCCGGAGCAACGCCAAGAGAAAGAGCGGCAACGTGGCGGATTTCTGCCGCCGCTGGGGAAAGAACTACCGCTACATGATCGTCTTCGACGCGGACAGCGTCATGGCCGGGGAGACCATGCTCCGCATGGTGGGCATCATGGAACGAAGACCCGACGTGGGCATCCTCCAGACACCCCCCGCCGCGGTGAACCGGGAAAGCCTTCTCGCCCGGGTGCAACAGTTCGCCAACCACGTCTACGGCCCCATGTTCGCTGCGGGGCTCCATTTCTGGCAGCTCGGCGACGCCCAGTACTGGGGGCACAACGCCATCATCCGGGTTCGCCCCTTCATGGAGCATTGCCAGCTGCCGCGTCTTCCGGGAAAGGGACCTCTGGGAGGGGACATCCTGAGCCACGATTTCGTCGAGGCGGCCCTCATGCGCCGCGCCGGGTTCAGTGTGTGGCTCGCCTACGACCTGCGGGGCAGCTACGAGGAAACGCCCCCGACACTGCTGGACGAGCTGAAACGGGACCGCCGGTGGTGCCAGGGGAATTTGCAGCACCTGCGGCTGCTCTTCACCCGGGGGCTCTTTCCCGCCCACCGGGCGCTGTTCCTGAACGGCATCATGTCCTACGGTTCGGCGCTTCTCTGGTTCGTCTTCCTGCTCCTCAGCAGCGTCGAAGCGATTCTGGAGGCGATTCTAGAGCCCAAATACTTTTCGGGCCCCGCACTCTTTCCCGACTGGCCCGTGTGGTATCCCCACTGGGCCATCACGCTCCTCGCCTCCACGGCGGTGGTGCTCTTTCTCCCCAAGCTCTTCGCGGTGCTCCTCATCGTCCTCAAGAATCGGGAGGCCCATCTCTACGGAGGCGCGGGAAAACTTGCGGCGAGCGTCTTCCTGGAGGTGGCGGTGTCCACCCTGCTTGCGCCGGTCCGCATGTTCTTCCACACCACCTTCGTGGTCACGACCCTGCTGGGACGACGCGTCACCTGGGGAAGTCAGATCCGGAGCGACCGGGAGACCTCCTGGGGGGATGCCTTCCGGGCGCATTGGCTGAGCATGGTCGCCGCCTTGCTCTGGGGCGGTCTGGTCTATCTGGCGAACCCCACCTTCTTCTGGTGGATTTCGCCGGTGCTCGTCCCCCTCGTCCTGGGAGCGTTCCTCTCGGTATTCACCAGCGGAGCGTCCCTGGGGCGCCTGCTCCGCAAGTGGAAGCTCCTCCTCATTCCGGAGGAGTCGAATCCGCCCCGGGAGCTGCGCGACCTGGAAGCGAATTTGAACCGCCCCCGTCCCTACTCGCCCCTGCCGATTCCCCCCGGCGAGGGGTTCGTCAGGGCCGTGGCGGACCCGGTGGTGCACCAGCTCCACACCTCCCTGCTCCTGCGCCGCCGCCGCGCCGCCCCCGCCGTGGAGCACCGCCGCCGGGAGATCGAGGAAAAGGCTCTCTCCCTGGGTCCGGGAAGTCTCTCGGCGAGGGAGAAGATGGAGCTTCTTCTGGATCCCTTCCGCCTCGCCGAGCTGCACCGTCGCGTATGGGAGCTTCCCGGACGGGAGAACGCCGCCCGGTGGGGACTCGCTTTCTTTATGCCTTCTTCACGGCGATGA
- a CDS encoding endonuclease/exonuclease/phosphatase family protein → MVVLVSLLRVATFNVNSIRSRLPVLERWLHDTSVDVLCLQETKVVDGDFPRAFFEDLGYGVAFRGQKAYSGVAVASRLPIEEAEAGFGDGGPRGTNTESSG, encoded by the coding sequence ATGGTGGTATTGGTGTCCCTTCTCCGCGTGGCCACCTTCAATGTGAATTCCATCAGGTCTCGTCTTCCCGTGCTGGAACGGTGGCTTCATGATACCAGTGTGGATGTGCTCTGTCTCCAGGAAACGAAAGTCGTGGACGGAGACTTTCCCCGGGCTTTCTTCGAGGACCTTGGCTACGGCGTGGCCTTCCGGGGACAGAAGGCTTACAGTGGCGTCGCCGTCGCCTCCAGGCTGCCCATCGAGGAAGCCGAGGCCGGCTTCGGCGACGGAGGCCCGAGGGGGACGAACACCGAATCCTCCGGGTGA
- a CDS encoding glucan biosynthesis protein — translation MAAQSTGGFGLRAVAERARELASRPYENSEGEVPEFLLKLSYDQWRDIRFRKEHALWRDRGLPFEVQFFHPGMFYNRLVKINVVNAEGPSPVPYSRDFFDYGDNEFKEPFPEDLSFAGFRIHFPINRPDYKDEVAVFLGASYFRGVAKGLQYGLSARGLAIDTALPSGEEFPCFREFWLLEPASGDTSFTLYALLDSPSITGAYKFIITPGEETVMDVDARLFRRADVAKLGIAPLTSMFLFGEAENGRPGDYRPEVHDSDVLLLHTSEGEWFWRPLQNSKRLGISSWKAGNLAGFGLLQQDRLFDHYQDLEARYELRPSLWVETKGKWGPGRVELIEIPSEEEINDNMVAFWVPEPSAPEEGTTDVEEENDPLAFSYRLRWCALPKDLFSLGVPASTRTAKSAPDITKFVLDFEGGELETLSADAGLSSVITVGEGGQLLEKQLHKNDVTGGWRLVFQVRTVPEGKFKAVFPAHRPPIRLSALLKKGENLPDPLTVTWTYDLLQ, via the coding sequence ATGGCGGCACAGAGCACGGGGGGATTCGGCCTGCGAGCCGTGGCGGAGCGCGCCCGGGAATTGGCGTCCCGCCCCTATGAAAACTCCGAGGGAGAGGTTCCGGAGTTTCTGCTCAAGCTCAGCTACGACCAGTGGCGGGACATCCGCTTCCGCAAGGAGCACGCGCTCTGGCGGGACAGAGGACTTCCCTTCGAAGTGCAGTTCTTCCATCCAGGCATGTTCTACAACCGCCTGGTGAAAATCAACGTGGTGAACGCCGAGGGACCGAGTCCCGTCCCCTATTCTCGGGACTTTTTCGACTACGGAGACAACGAGTTCAAGGAGCCCTTTCCGGAGGATCTGAGCTTCGCGGGGTTCCGGATCCACTTTCCGATCAACAGACCGGACTACAAGGACGAGGTAGCGGTCTTCCTCGGGGCGAGCTACTTCCGCGGCGTCGCCAAGGGACTCCAGTACGGTCTGTCCGCCCGGGGGCTTGCCATCGACACGGCGCTCCCTTCGGGGGAGGAATTTCCCTGCTTCCGGGAGTTCTGGCTTCTGGAACCCGCCTCGGGGGACACCTCATTCACACTCTACGCCCTGCTGGACAGCCCGAGCATCACCGGGGCCTACAAGTTCATCATCACTCCCGGGGAGGAGACGGTCATGGACGTGGATGCCCGCCTCTTCCGCCGGGCCGACGTGGCGAAACTCGGCATCGCGCCCCTCACGAGCATGTTCCTCTTCGGCGAGGCCGAGAACGGCCGCCCCGGCGACTACCGCCCGGAGGTGCACGACTCGGACGTGCTCCTTCTGCACACCAGCGAGGGGGAATGGTTCTGGCGCCCCCTGCAAAACAGCAAGCGCCTGGGAATTTCTTCCTGGAAGGCGGGAAACCTCGCCGGATTCGGCCTGCTCCAGCAGGACCGCCTCTTCGACCACTATCAGGACCTGGAGGCGCGCTACGAACTGCGCCCGAGCCTCTGGGTGGAGACGAAGGGCAAATGGGGTCCCGGCAGGGTGGAGCTCATCGAGATCCCCTCGGAGGAGGAGATCAACGACAACATGGTCGCCTTCTGGGTCCCCGAACCTTCCGCTCCGGAGGAGGGCACCACGGATGTGGAGGAGGAAAACGACCCCCTCGCCTTCTCCTACCGCCTGCGCTGGTGCGCTCTGCCGAAGGATCTGTTCTCCCTCGGCGTTCCCGCCTCCACCCGTACCGCCAAAAGCGCTCCGGACATCACGAAGTTCGTCCTCGACTTCGAGGGGGGAGAGCTGGAAACCCTCTCCGCCGATGCGGGACTTTCAAGCGTCATCACTGTCGGCGAAGGAGGCCAGCTCCTGGAAAAGCAACTTCACAAAAACGATGTCACCGGCGGCTGGCGCCTTGTCTTTCAGGTCCGCACCGTCCCCGAGGGAAAATTCAAGGCGGTCTTTCCGGCCCATCGCCCGCCCATCCGTCTTTCGGCGCTGCTGAAAAAGGGGGAGAACCTTCCGGACCCCCTCACCGTGACCTGGACCTACGACCTGCTGCAATGA
- a CDS encoding sodium ion-translocating decarboxylase subunit beta codes for MEQILAVLGAFTYKQLIMMLVGAGLIWLAIEKEYEPNLLLPMGFGTILVNIPLSSAISQMVDGTLHKGALSVLFDLGIATELFPLLIFIAVGAMIDFSPLLSNPVMFLFGFAAQAGIFLTMGLALLFGFSLHEAASIGIIGAADGPTSIYVSARFAPHLLGPISVAAYTYMAIVPLIQPPVIRLLTTKSERRIKMAYAKRAVSRRTKILFPIAVTLVAGVVAPASVSLIGFLMFGNLVRECGVLERLSKAAQNELANLVTLLLGFTIAATMTGERFVQTSTLLIIAMGLVAFILDTAAGVLAAKVLNLFRSEKINPMVGAAGISAFPMSARVIQRMGQQEDPSNFLLMHAVGANVAGQIGSVLAGGLLLAYLG; via the coding sequence ATGGAACAGATACTGGCGGTGTTGGGAGCATTCACCTACAAGCAGCTCATCATGATGCTCGTGGGGGCGGGGCTCATCTGGCTGGCCATCGAGAAGGAGTACGAACCGAACCTGCTTCTTCCCATGGGGTTCGGCACGATTCTGGTGAACATTCCTCTTTCCTCGGCCATCTCGCAGATGGTGGACGGCACGCTCCACAAGGGAGCCCTCTCGGTTCTCTTCGATCTGGGGATCGCCACGGAACTCTTTCCTCTGCTCATCTTCATCGCCGTGGGGGCCATGATCGACTTTTCGCCGCTGCTCTCCAATCCGGTCATGTTCCTCTTCGGTTTCGCCGCCCAGGCGGGCATCTTTCTCACCATGGGGCTCGCCCTGCTCTTCGGTTTTTCCCTGCACGAGGCGGCATCCATCGGCATCATCGGCGCCGCGGACGGCCCCACCTCCATCTACGTGTCCGCCCGGTTCGCGCCGCACCTGCTGGGACCGATCTCCGTGGCGGCCTACACCTACATGGCCATCGTGCCCCTGATCCAGCCTCCGGTGATCCGCCTTCTCACCACGAAATCCGAGCGACGCATCAAGATGGCCTACGCGAAGCGCGCCGTCTCCCGGCGGACGAAGATCCTCTTCCCCATCGCCGTCACCCTTGTGGCGGGCGTGGTGGCCCCCGCGTCGGTGTCGCTCATCGGCTTTCTCATGTTCGGCAACCTCGTCCGGGAGTGCGGTGTCCTGGAGCGCCTCTCCAAGGCGGCGCAGAACGAGCTGGCGAACCTGGTGACCCTCCTTCTGGGCTTCACCATCGCCGCCACCATGACGGGGGAGCGCTTCGTCCAGACCTCCACGCTCCTCATCATCGCCATGGGACTCGTGGCCTTCATTCTGGACACTGCTGCGGGGGTGCTCGCCGCGAAGGTGCTCAACCTCTTCCGGTCGGAGAAGATCAACCCCATGGTGGGTGCCGCGGGCATCTCCGCCTTTCCCATGTCCGCCCGGGTGATCCAGCGCATGGGGCAGCAGGAGGATCCGTCGAACTTCCTTCTCATGCACGCCGTGGGTGCCAACGTGGCGGGGCAGATCGGGTCGGTCCTCGCGGGAGGGCTGCTCCTCGCCTACCTCGGGTGA
- the larA gene encoding nickel-dependent lactate racemase, with product MNFSFPYGRGTHEFRLDEARISQVLLPPEVKAVPCTAADVEAALDHPVGTPPLLEQLQARKPERVVVVVNDITRPTPYALLLPPVLRRFAEAGIPDEKVTLVVATGIHDPHTPEQNLQVYGEELVRRFRIVSHAADDPDSLVSLGTLATGSELFVNRLVAEADFLLTLGVVMPHYFAGYSGGRKSILPGVAGKESVERNHVRMVALMDDLPDLDANPLHLEMLEAARRVGVDCILNVVTNENGEVVKVVAGDVEQAWKEAVAVSSALYEVPVVERADVAIVSACGHPRDINVYQAQKALDHADKATKAGGAIVLVADCPGGYGERVFEEWLNAASRPEDIVARIRREFRMGGHKAFGIAKVAAAKKIYLVTSMSGEMVRKLFAEKAASVEEALGRIEAERGAAFRCIVMPQGSLTVPVFAPEGR from the coding sequence ATGAACTTCAGCTTTCCCTACGGTAGAGGCACGCATGAGTTCCGGCTCGACGAGGCCAGGATCTCCCAGGTGCTCCTTCCTCCTGAAGTGAAGGCGGTGCCCTGTACCGCCGCCGATGTGGAGGCCGCGCTGGACCATCCCGTGGGAACGCCGCCGCTTCTGGAGCAGCTTCAGGCGAGAAAACCCGAAAGGGTCGTGGTGGTGGTGAACGACATCACTCGCCCCACTCCCTACGCGCTGCTGCTGCCTCCGGTGCTGCGGCGTTTCGCCGAGGCGGGCATTCCGGACGAAAAAGTGACCCTGGTGGTGGCCACGGGCATCCACGATCCCCACACGCCGGAGCAGAATCTCCAGGTTTACGGGGAGGAGTTGGTCCGGCGCTTCCGAATCGTCTCCCACGCGGCGGACGATCCGGATTCCCTCGTCTCTTTGGGAACGCTTGCCACCGGATCGGAGCTTTTCGTCAACCGGCTGGTGGCCGAGGCGGATTTTCTGCTCACTCTGGGGGTCGTCATGCCCCATTATTTCGCCGGATATTCCGGGGGGCGGAAATCCATTCTCCCCGGCGTGGCCGGAAAGGAGTCGGTGGAGCGCAACCATGTGCGCATGGTGGCCCTCATGGACGATCTTCCCGACCTGGACGCCAATCCCCTGCACCTGGAGATGCTCGAGGCGGCCCGGAGGGTGGGGGTGGATTGCATCCTCAACGTGGTGACGAACGAGAACGGAGAGGTCGTGAAGGTCGTCGCGGGGGACGTGGAACAAGCCTGGAAGGAGGCGGTGGCCGTCTCGTCCGCCCTCTACGAGGTGCCCGTCGTGGAACGCGCCGACGTGGCCATCGTCTCTGCCTGCGGCCATCCCCGGGACATCAACGTCTATCAGGCCCAGAAAGCCCTGGACCACGCGGACAAGGCCACGAAAGCGGGAGGCGCCATCGTCCTCGTGGCAGACTGTCCCGGTGGCTACGGAGAGAGGGTCTTCGAGGAGTGGCTGAACGCAGCCTCCCGCCCGGAGGACATCGTGGCGCGGATCCGGAGGGAGTTCAGAATGGGAGGGCACAAGGCCTTCGGCATCGCCAAGGTTGCGGCGGCGAAGAAAATCTACCTGGTGACCTCCATGAGCGGGGAGATGGTACGGAAGCTCTTCGCCGAAAAGGCCGCCTCCGTGGAGGAGGCCCTGGGCCGCATCGAGGCGGAGAGAGGAGCGGCGTTTCGCTGCATCGTCATGCCCCAGGGGAGCCTCACTGTTCCCGTGTTTGCCCCGGAGGGACGGTGA